A part of Thermogemmatispora onikobensis genomic DNA contains:
- the sufU gene encoding Fe-S cluster assembly sulfur transfer protein SufU: MSMDYREYILDHYRDPRNYGRLENPTVHVEDSNPLCGDQVSMDLLVEGDRVTAVRFQGRGCAISQAATSMLTEMVQGKNVEEVVRLGKDDILEALGIPISPARMKCAFLGLRVLHKSLVLAGLERPELAEEGEDEL, encoded by the coding sequence ATGTCGATGGATTATCGTGAGTATATTCTGGATCATTATCGCGATCCGCGCAACTATGGGCGGCTGGAGAATCCGACGGTGCACGTGGAGGATTCCAATCCGCTCTGTGGCGATCAGGTGAGCATGGATCTCCTGGTCGAAGGCGATCGCGTGACGGCTGTGCGCTTTCAGGGCCGGGGCTGCGCGATCAGCCAGGCGGCCACCTCTATGCTCACGGAGATGGTGCAGGGCAAGAACGTGGAGGAGGTGGTGCGCCTGGGCAAAGATGATATTCTGGAGGCGCTGGGTATTCCCATCAGTCCTGCGCGGATGAAGTGCGCCTTCTTAGGGCTGCGCGTCCTTCATAAAAGCCTGGTCCTGGCTGGTCTGGAGCGTCCAGAGCTTGCCGAAGAGGGCGAGGATGAGCTGTAG
- a CDS encoding cysteine desulfurase — MQDVVEVRREPRSVEEIRRDFPILSRRVHDKPLVYLDSAASSQKPLAVIEAMNAYYRSSHANVHRGVYEISEEATEAQERARTKVARFINARQSRQVIFTRNTTESINLVAYSWGGANVKAGDLIVLTTMEHHSNLVPWQLLAQRSGARLEFVPLTPEGLLQLDVYARLLEQGPKLVAVTQMSNVLGTINPVKEMVAQAHAAGAVVLVDAAQSAPHLPLDVQELDADFVCFSGHKMLGPTGIGVLYGKRELLEAMPPFLGGGDMIRSVSLRSSTWNDLPWKFEAGTPAIAEAVGLGAAVDYLSALGMEWVRQHEQAITAYALERLQTVPQLRIYGPTTVEQRGGVVSFSLADIHPHDLASILDQEFGVAIRAGHHCAQPLMEHLGLVATARASFYVYTLPEEIDVLVQGLRRALEIFQL, encoded by the coding sequence ATGCAGGACGTTGTTGAGGTGCGCCGCGAGCCACGCAGTGTGGAGGAGATCCGACGCGATTTCCCGATCCTGTCGCGGCGGGTCCATGACAAGCCGCTGGTGTATCTGGATAGCGCGGCCAGTTCGCAGAAGCCACTGGCGGTCATTGAGGCCATGAATGCCTACTATCGCAGCTCCCATGCCAATGTGCATCGTGGCGTCTATGAGATCAGTGAGGAGGCCACAGAGGCCCAGGAGCGTGCGCGGACAAAGGTGGCGCGCTTTATCAACGCGCGCCAGAGCAGACAGGTCATTTTTACGCGCAATACGACCGAGAGCATTAATCTGGTGGCCTATAGCTGGGGCGGGGCGAATGTGAAGGCCGGCGATCTGATTGTGCTGACCACCATGGAGCATCACAGTAATCTGGTCCCCTGGCAGCTATTGGCCCAGCGTAGCGGGGCGCGGCTCGAGTTTGTGCCGTTGACGCCCGAAGGGCTGCTGCAGCTGGATGTCTATGCCCGCCTGCTGGAGCAGGGGCCGAAGCTGGTGGCCGTTACTCAGATGTCTAATGTGCTCGGGACAATTAATCCCGTGAAGGAGATGGTCGCTCAGGCCCATGCTGCTGGGGCTGTGGTCCTGGTGGATGCCGCCCAGAGTGCTCCTCATTTGCCGCTGGATGTCCAGGAGCTGGATGCTGATTTTGTCTGCTTTAGCGGCCATAAGATGCTGGGTCCAACCGGGATTGGGGTGCTCTATGGCAAGCGCGAGCTGCTGGAGGCCATGCCGCCTTTCCTGGGTGGTGGCGATATGATCCGCAGTGTCAGTCTGCGCTCCTCGACCTGGAACGATCTGCCCTGGAAGTTTGAGGCGGGTACACCGGCCATCGCCGAGGCCGTGGGTCTGGGAGCAGCTGTCGATTATTTGAGCGCGCTTGGCATGGAGTGGGTTCGCCAGCATGAGCAAGCGATTACGGCCTACGCGCTGGAGCGTTTGCAGACAGTTCCTCAGTTGCGCATCTATGGACCAACCACTGTGGAGCAGCGCGGCGGGGTGGTTTCTTTTTCGCTGGCTGATATCCATCCCCACGACCTGGCTTCGATCCTCGATCAGGAGTTCGGCGTGGCTATTCGCGCTGGCCATCACTGCGCACAGCCTCTGATGGAGCATCTGGGTCTGGTGGCCACGGCCCGCGCCAGCTTCTATGTTTATACGCTGCCAGAAGAGATCGATGTGCTGGTCCAGGGACTGCGGCGGGCGCTGGAGATTTTTCAGCTCTAG
- a CDS encoding YggT family protein, with translation MHGDPFYSDPTSAEPGRVPPPGALPPMEELQPKQAPPPHYEPVAAPAPAAPSLPVAELEMVNRENEARTLVFAIGKFKDFLWWFLAVLEVALLLRFIFRLIAADPGNAFAGLLYALTGIILLPFNGIVKTPSLHNWAFEWPTLIAMAVYALIFLAITSFLRLLISTPKEPAE, from the coding sequence ATGCACGGGGACCCATTTTACAGTGATCCGACCAGTGCCGAACCTGGCAGAGTGCCGCCACCAGGCGCATTACCTCCGATGGAGGAATTGCAGCCGAAGCAGGCGCCTCCGCCGCATTACGAGCCGGTGGCAGCTCCAGCTCCGGCGGCGCCCTCGCTGCCGGTGGCTGAGCTGGAGATGGTCAACCGTGAGAATGAGGCTCGCACGCTGGTCTTTGCGATCGGCAAGTTTAAAGACTTTCTGTGGTGGTTTCTTGCAGTGTTGGAGGTGGCTTTGCTGCTCCGCTTTATCTTCCGCCTCATTGCTGCTGACCCCGGCAATGCCTTTGCTGGCCTGCTCTACGCCCTGACTGGGATTATCCTGTTGCCTTTCAATGGTATTGTTAAGACCCCATCGCTGCATAACTGGGCCTTTGAATGGCCGACGCTGATCGCGATGGCCGTCTACGCCCTGATCTTCCTGGCCATTACGAGCTTCCTGCGCCTGCTGATCTCGACCCCGAAGGAGCCAGCGGAGTAA
- a CDS encoding metal-dependent hydrolase — protein MVGRSHLLIGLTAGVVLDSLVHLSGPPITLAPSVPLKLVVAKAIYYVAVGFGALLPDIDNAHSTLGRRFGWISREIQHIAGHRTLFHSLLGLLLGSLLALGAQQLVLSLLAMRGLSAPASLMNATHMIFFAVLFGCVVHILCDALTEGGVPLFWPNPKRFGFPPNPDWRFRTGTWPEYVIVWSFIILVGIGIWQNVIYI, from the coding sequence ATGGTAGGCAGGTCACATCTTCTGATTGGCCTCACGGCTGGTGTTGTTCTGGATAGTCTTGTTCACCTGAGTGGTCCCCCGATCACCCTGGCGCCCAGTGTTCCACTCAAGCTCGTTGTGGCGAAGGCGATCTACTATGTAGCCGTCGGTTTTGGCGCGTTGCTGCCCGACATCGATAACGCCCATAGCACGCTTGGGCGCAGATTCGGCTGGATCAGCCGCGAGATCCAGCATATAGCGGGCCATCGTACCCTCTTTCACAGCCTTCTCGGCCTGTTACTTGGCTCGCTGCTGGCACTGGGGGCGCAGCAACTGGTCCTCTCCCTGTTGGCAATGCGCGGCCTGAGCGCACCGGCGAGCCTCATGAATGCGACCCATATGATCTTCTTCGCCGTACTCTTTGGCTGCGTTGTCCACATTCTCTGCGATGCCCTCACGGAGGGCGGAGTACCTTTGTTCTGGCCCAACCCGAAGCGCTTTGGCTTCCCTCCCAATCCAGACTGGCGCTTCCGCACAGGTACGTGGCCAGAGTATGTCATTGTCTGGTCCTTTATCATCCTGGTGGGTATCGGCATCTGGCAGAATGTCATTTATATATAA
- a CDS encoding Rieske (2Fe-2S) protein, which produces MSEFVAVARWDELGEGELLGVEVEGEPICLAKLDGAVYACNGECTHVGGRLYEGELEDGVLTCPVHGAQFDLRTGKVLRGPARQDLVLYPVRVEDGLIKVALPPE; this is translated from the coding sequence ATGAGTGAGTTTGTGGCCGTTGCGCGCTGGGATGAGCTGGGTGAAGGGGAGCTGTTGGGAGTCGAGGTTGAGGGTGAACCGATCTGCCTGGCCAAGCTCGACGGCGCGGTCTATGCCTGTAATGGAGAGTGTACCCACGTTGGTGGACGCCTTTACGAGGGAGAGCTGGAGGATGGCGTGCTCACCTGTCCCGTCCACGGAGCCCAGTTCGATCTCCGTACTGGCAAGGTCCTGCGTGGTCCTGCCCGTCAGGATCTGGTGCTCTATCCTGTGCGTGTTGAGGACGGCCTGATTAAGGTGGCTCTTCCTCCCGAGTGA
- the sufC gene encoding Fe-S cluster assembly ATPase SufC, whose translation MASELVIKNLHASIEGKPILRGVNLVVRQGEVHALMGPNGSGKSTLANVIMGNPKYEVTDGEIWFKGENILEYSPDRRARMGLFLAFQYPMAIPGVSVANFLRRALEAVREGPRPVGEETPSGRPASRKTIPPSEFRNLLREKMKLLKVDNSFINRSINDGFSGGEKKRAEILQMALLEPEIAMMDETDSGLDIDALKIVSDSVNALRGPKLGLLVITHYQRILNYIVPDFVHVMFDGRVVRSGGKELALELEEKGYEWLRPEGSEVGAND comes from the coding sequence ATGGCTTCAGAATTGGTCATTAAGAATCTTCACGCCAGCATCGAGGGCAAGCCCATTTTGCGTGGCGTCAACCTGGTGGTGCGGCAGGGCGAGGTCCATGCTCTGATGGGCCCGAATGGCTCCGGCAAGAGTACGCTCGCCAACGTCATTATGGGCAACCCCAAGTACGAGGTCACCGACGGCGAAATCTGGTTCAAGGGGGAGAATATTCTCGAATATTCCCCGGATCGTCGTGCTCGTATGGGCCTCTTCCTGGCGTTCCAATATCCGATGGCGATCCCGGGGGTGAGTGTGGCCAACTTCCTGCGCCGCGCGCTGGAGGCGGTCCGCGAGGGTCCCAGGCCCGTCGGCGAGGAAACCCCTAGTGGTAGACCTGCCTCGCGCAAGACGATCCCTCCCTCTGAGTTCCGCAATCTGCTGCGCGAGAAGATGAAGCTGCTGAAAGTCGATAATAGCTTCATCAATCGCTCGATCAATGATGGCTTCTCTGGCGGCGAGAAGAAGCGCGCAGAGATCCTGCAGATGGCCCTGCTGGAGCCGGAGATCGCCATGATGGATGAAACCGACTCGGGCCTCGATATCGATGCCCTTAAGATCGTCTCCGATAGCGTCAATGCCCTCCGCGGCCCTAAGCTGGGCCTGCTGGTGATTACGCACTATCAGCGTATCCTCAATTATATTGTGCCTGATTTCGTGCATGTGATGTTCGACGGTCGCGTTGTGCGCTCCGGTGGCAAGGAGCTGGCCCTGGAGCTGGAGGAGAAAGGGTACGAGTGGCTCCGTCCCGAGGGGAGCGAGGTGGGCGCCAATGACTGA
- a CDS encoding SDR family NAD(P)-dependent oxidoreductase, translating into MRLEGKVTVITGVSHPGQMGFALAGFFAEEGATLVIASRSAERVAARAAELQGRGARVKGVAVDLTSEQGAQQLVAEALAWQGRIDVLVNLAGGLTKYAPPHEYALQDWERELNNNLRTAFLCTRAVWPVMLGQGGGKIINFSRAYSIQNAGAQTLAYNCAKAGVDALTRTFAQAGKAVGISVNAIAPGLIATQSNLDELHPSPEELRARWVSPREIAEVAIFLATAASDGVTGAIIPVQGRGI; encoded by the coding sequence ATGCGCCTGGAAGGAAAAGTTACGGTGATTACCGGCGTGAGCCACCCGGGTCAGATGGGGTTTGCCCTGGCCGGCTTTTTTGCTGAGGAGGGGGCGACGCTGGTGATCGCTTCGCGCAGTGCGGAACGTGTGGCGGCTCGGGCTGCCGAGCTGCAGGGACGTGGCGCCAGGGTCAAGGGGGTGGCTGTGGATCTGACCAGCGAGCAGGGGGCACAGCAGCTGGTTGCGGAGGCACTGGCCTGGCAGGGTCGCATCGATGTGCTGGTCAATCTGGCTGGTGGGCTGACGAAGTATGCTCCCCCTCACGAGTATGCGCTGCAGGACTGGGAGAGGGAGCTGAATAATAACCTGCGCACGGCCTTTCTTTGCACGCGCGCGGTCTGGCCGGTGATGCTGGGCCAGGGCGGCGGCAAGATTATCAACTTTAGTCGAGCCTACAGCATTCAGAACGCCGGGGCGCAGACGCTGGCCTACAACTGTGCCAAGGCGGGGGTGGATGCCCTGACCCGCACCTTTGCTCAGGCAGGCAAGGCGGTTGGGATCTCTGTCAACGCCATTGCCCCCGGCTTGATTGCCACGCAGTCCAATCTCGACGAATTGCATCCCTCCCCCGAGGAGCTGCGCGCCCGGTGGGTCAGTCCCCGTGAGATTGCCGAGGTGGCTATCTTTCTGGCCACCGCCGCCAGCGATGGCGTCACAGGGGCCATTATTCCTGTCCAGGGGCGCGGCATCTGA
- the sufD gene encoding Fe-S cluster assembly protein SufD, translating into MTEALATTGFSREAVIALSRRKGEPEWMLQKRLEAWEIYEQTPAPLGRRGDLGTLQRLARFHFQELRPYLPADGDGALPTSIEEGLRDALVGANERSGLVLQRNSSVVRVELSEELKSRGVILTDLDTAVREHGDLVQRYFMSQAVPLATDKYTALHAAFWSGGVFLYIPSGVEIEEPILAQIWLDSPSAAAFAHTLVIADELSSARYVEEYASTFEGEQPSLLSAVVEVFTKNGARIEFTSLQDLGRNVWSVMHKNSIHEADSSVSWVMADLGSRLTFSNIGSNLIGNGSAAELVGVFFSDQDQRFVIKSLSNHVGLSTNAETLVHGALTDESRVEFDGMIRVQPGAQQTASFLSEHNLLLSKHCRAEAIPGLEIGANEVSASHGATTGQVDEEQLFYLMARGLPKDEAERIIVQGFFEPVLQRITLDSLRTRLRRNIVRRMRGGHESEADWIEAQERWEIEGVDEGAVSFDRPSEEEEIRLLPE; encoded by the coding sequence ATGACTGAGGCTCTGGCGACAACTGGCTTTTCTCGCGAGGCGGTCATCGCGCTCTCGCGCCGCAAGGGTGAGCCTGAGTGGATGCTGCAGAAGCGGCTGGAGGCCTGGGAGATCTATGAGCAGACGCCGGCTCCTCTGGGACGGCGCGGCGACCTTGGGACGCTGCAGCGGCTGGCGCGCTTCCATTTCCAGGAGCTGCGTCCCTATCTGCCTGCTGATGGCGATGGGGCGCTACCGACTTCCATTGAGGAGGGGTTGCGCGATGCTCTGGTCGGCGCTAATGAGCGCTCGGGCCTGGTGCTGCAGCGCAATAGCTCGGTGGTGCGCGTCGAGCTGTCCGAGGAGCTGAAGAGCCGCGGGGTGATTCTGACCGATCTTGATACGGCGGTGCGCGAGCACGGCGATCTGGTGCAGCGCTACTTTATGAGCCAGGCTGTGCCGCTGGCCACCGATAAGTATACGGCCCTCCATGCGGCCTTCTGGAGCGGTGGCGTCTTCCTCTACATCCCCAGCGGCGTGGAGATCGAAGAGCCGATCCTGGCTCAGATCTGGCTCGATTCGCCGTCAGCAGCGGCCTTTGCCCATACCTTGGTGATCGCCGATGAGCTGAGCAGCGCGCGCTATGTGGAGGAATATGCCTCTACCTTCGAGGGTGAGCAGCCTTCTCTGCTGAGCGCGGTGGTCGAGGTCTTTACGAAGAATGGGGCCCGCATCGAGTTCACCAGCCTCCAGGACCTGGGCCGCAATGTCTGGAGCGTGATGCATAAGAATTCGATCCATGAGGCCGACAGCAGCGTCTCGTGGGTGATGGCCGATCTGGGCAGCCGCCTGACGTTCTCCAATATTGGCTCGAATCTGATCGGCAATGGCAGCGCCGCCGAGCTGGTGGGCGTCTTCTTCAGCGACCAGGATCAGCGCTTTGTCATTAAGAGCCTCTCGAATCATGTGGGCCTCTCGACCAATGCTGAGACCCTGGTGCATGGGGCGCTGACCGATGAGTCGCGGGTGGAGTTCGATGGGATGATCCGCGTGCAGCCGGGCGCCCAGCAGACGGCTTCCTTCTTGTCGGAGCATAATCTGCTGCTGAGCAAGCATTGCCGCGCGGAGGCCATTCCTGGCCTGGAGATTGGGGCCAACGAGGTGAGCGCGAGCCACGGCGCAACAACTGGCCAGGTCGATGAGGAGCAGCTCTTCTACTTGATGGCTCGTGGCCTCCCCAAAGATGAGGCCGAGCGCATCATCGTCCAGGGCTTCTTTGAGCCGGTCCTGCAGCGTATTACGCTCGATAGCCTGCGCACGCGCCTGCGCCGCAATATTGTGCGCCGCATGCGGGGCGGCCACGAGTCAGAGGCCGACTGGATCGAGGCTCAAGAGCGCTGGGAGATCGAGGGCGTCGATGAGGGCGCGGTGAGCTTCGATCGCCCTTCGGAAGAGGAGGAGATCCGTCTGCTGCCAGAGTAG
- a CDS encoding DUF2079 domain-containing protein, translating into MGAMKVFNLRVQMWLAWGLVVLATLVYFLEMGHQAVLRYDTFKATAFDLGNYDQAIWNTLHGRPFQFTNQAIDWYGPPTRLGVHFEPILLPLSLLYLIRSDPRTLLVFQTLVLALGAFPVFLLARYYLPRWPLLAALCVVAYLLAPALLGLNIFDFHAVSLATPLLLYALLALTYRRYVLLVVCCFLAASCKEDVPLAIGLLGLVMIWRYRLPRLGLALFIGGFLWSALAFGVIIPHFFPGQQANNFWYRYETLGSSPGAAIFNLLLHPWLLFTTFLTVERFYYLASLIRNTGFFALLAPEWLIPTLPSLAVNILNTNPALYSGVYHYNATIIPFAVIAGIIGLRRFLALWADWRGEPLPPLELMVPERRGEGRQGGASENEGKGTMGGGGRSWPAWLAKSLPIERAQALRSRGQDEYLRLRKLALRLLQPAWWGRHWQRFCARMIPLARQINLTRLQWYVMLWILVLIGVNYVAEAPVLNSFWADHEPGPREQHIEQLLAMIPPDASVSAGDNLNPHLSERQRLAVFPSFTGTIDGKQYTVDYIIVDLNAVFPEDRASTIEILNRLTASGQFRLIARAEGVVLLKRNSS; encoded by the coding sequence ATGGGGGCCATGAAAGTATTCAATCTGCGGGTCCAAATGTGGCTGGCCTGGGGCCTGGTTGTGCTGGCGACGCTGGTGTATTTCCTGGAGATGGGTCATCAGGCCGTGCTCCGCTATGATACGTTCAAGGCGACGGCCTTCGATCTGGGGAACTACGATCAGGCCATCTGGAATACCTTACATGGCCGGCCCTTCCAGTTTACGAACCAGGCGATCGACTGGTATGGTCCCCCTACCCGCCTGGGGGTGCATTTTGAACCCATCCTGTTACCGCTCTCTCTCCTTTATCTGATTCGCTCCGACCCGCGTACCCTGCTGGTATTTCAGACACTGGTACTGGCGTTGGGAGCCTTCCCTGTCTTCCTGCTGGCCCGCTACTATCTACCGCGCTGGCCGCTGTTGGCGGCTCTCTGCGTGGTGGCCTATCTGCTGGCGCCGGCCTTGCTGGGTCTCAACATCTTCGATTTCCATGCTGTGAGCCTGGCCACGCCGCTGCTGCTCTACGCTTTGCTGGCCCTCACCTATCGCCGCTATGTGCTCCTGGTCGTCTGCTGTTTCCTGGCGGCCTCTTGTAAAGAGGATGTGCCGCTGGCAATCGGTCTGCTGGGCCTCGTGATGATCTGGCGCTATCGTCTGCCGCGCCTGGGCCTGGCGCTTTTCATTGGCGGCTTCCTGTGGTCGGCCCTGGCCTTTGGGGTGATCATTCCCCACTTTTTCCCGGGCCAGCAGGCCAACAACTTCTGGTACCGCTACGAAACGCTTGGCAGCTCGCCCGGCGCCGCCATTTTCAATTTGCTGCTCCATCCCTGGCTGCTCTTCACCACTTTCCTGACGGTGGAGCGCTTCTACTATCTGGCCAGCCTCATCAGGAACACGGGCTTTTTCGCTCTCCTCGCTCCTGAATGGCTGATTCCGACCCTGCCAAGCCTGGCGGTTAATATTCTGAATACGAACCCGGCTCTCTATAGCGGCGTCTACCACTACAATGCCACGATCATTCCGTTCGCGGTGATTGCGGGGATCATCGGCCTGCGGCGCTTCCTGGCCCTCTGGGCAGACTGGCGCGGGGAGCCGCTTCCCCCGCTAGAGCTGATGGTGCCGGAGCGGAGAGGAGAGGGGAGGCAGGGCGGGGCGTCCGAGAATGAGGGCAAGGGAACAATGGGCGGCGGGGGACGATCGTGGCCGGCCTGGTTGGCAAAGTCTTTGCCGATAGAGCGCGCTCAAGCGCTACGAAGCAGGGGACAAGATGAGTATCTGCGCCTGCGGAAGCTGGCTCTGCGCCTGCTCCAGCCGGCCTGGTGGGGCAGGCACTGGCAGCGCTTCTGCGCGCGGATGATCCCACTGGCCCGGCAGATCAATCTGACGCGCCTGCAGTGGTATGTCATGCTCTGGATCTTGGTGCTCATCGGCGTCAATTATGTTGCCGAGGCGCCGGTGCTCAATAGTTTCTGGGCCGATCATGAGCCAGGGCCGCGTGAGCAGCACATCGAGCAGCTGCTGGCGATGATTCCTCCAGATGCTTCGGTCTCGGCAGGAGATAATCTCAATCCACATCTCAGCGAAAGGCAGCGATTGGCGGTTTTTCCTTCTTTTACCGGCACCATCGATGGCAAGCAGTATACGGTGGACTACATCATTGTCGACCTCAACGCGGTCTTTCCCGAGGATCGGGCCAGTACGATCGAGATTCTCAATCGCCTGACGGCCTCCGGGCAATTTCGTCTTATTGCGCGGGCCGAGGGGGTCGTTTTACTCAAACGCAATAGTTCATAG